The following coding sequences lie in one Capnocytophaga stomatis genomic window:
- a CDS encoding glycosyltransferase family 2 protein: MKISVVINTYNAEKHLQTVLETVKDFDEIVICDMYSTDRTIEIAGKYNCKIIYHERFTYVEPARNFAIHQAENEWVLVIDADETVPPKLKEYLYDIIKTPNLGGVYIPFKNFFINKWMRSAYPDFKLRFFRKEGAYWPNEIHSTVKVKGDVIKIPRGRTDLASDHLANDSVSTILRKTDTYSDAEIERKKNKKITTFGLIFSPFFWFIKYYFIKKGFLDGKKGFIFACLKAQSKLVILAKVYEYQEQNKVTK; the protein is encoded by the coding sequence ATGAAAATATCCGTAGTCATCAATACATATAATGCTGAAAAACATCTGCAAACAGTTCTGGAAACTGTAAAGGATTTTGATGAAATTGTGATTTGTGATATGTACAGCACGGACAGAACCATCGAAATTGCAGGGAAATACAATTGTAAAATCATTTATCACGAGCGTTTTACGTATGTGGAACCAGCTCGGAATTTTGCTATTCATCAAGCTGAAAATGAATGGGTTTTAGTAATTGACGCTGATGAGACTGTTCCTCCAAAATTAAAAGAATATCTGTACGACATTATCAAAACTCCAAACTTGGGAGGAGTTTATATTCCGTTTAAAAATTTCTTTATAAACAAATGGATGCGGTCAGCATATCCTGACTTCAAATTGCGATTTTTCAGAAAAGAAGGTGCTTATTGGCCTAATGAAATTCATTCCACCGTAAAGGTAAAAGGCGATGTAATAAAAATCCCGAGAGGAAGAACTGATTTGGCTTCTGACCATTTGGCAAATGATTCCGTCAGTACAATTTTAAGAAAAACAGACACTTACAGTGACGCTGAAATTGAGCGGAAAAAGAATAAAAAAATCACGACTTTCGGTCTTATTTTTTCTCCATTTTTTTGGTTTATAAAATATTACTTCATCAAAAAAGGATTTCTGGACGGAAAAAAAGGATTCATATTTGCCTGTCTTAAGGCACAATCAAAATTGGTAATATTAGCAAAAGTATACGAATATCAAGAGCAAAATAAAGTAACAAAATGA